Proteins co-encoded in one Neoarius graeffei isolate fNeoGra1 chromosome 11, fNeoGra1.pri, whole genome shotgun sequence genomic window:
- the LOC132894245 gene encoding ketohexokinase-like isoform X1 — MEQKKILCVGLVCLDIINVVDTFPEEDTDTRCVSQRWQRGGNASNSCTILSLLSAPCAFMGSLAPGPIADFILNDFKMCSIDVSLVTEHVQCSCPASVVISNQTSGTRTILHMNRCVRVCVCVCVYACVYFLACCPCLKRNIHTSHTRGSVPILLLVHPRSLPLH, encoded by the exons atGGAGCAGAAGAAGATCCTGTGTGTAGGTTTGGTGTGTTTGGACATCATTAACGTGGTGGATACATTTCCGGAAGAGGACACGGACACCAG atgtGTGTCCCAGAGGTGGCAGCGAGGTGGGAACGCCTCAAACTCCTGCACGATTCTGTCTCTGCTCAGTGCTCCCTGTGCCTTCATGGGTTCTCTGGCTCCTGGACCAATTGCAGA CTTCATCCTGAATGATTTTAAAATGTGCAGCATTGATGTGTCTCTTGTTACTGAGCATGTTCAGTGCTCATGCCCTGCCTCCgtggtcatcagcaaccagaccaGTGGCACACGCACCATCCTGCACATGaacaggtgtgtgcgtgtgtgtgtgtgtgtgtgtgtgtacgcatgtgTATACTTTCTTGCTTGCTGTCCATGTCTGAAGAGAAACATCCACACTTCACACACACGGGGTTCTGTTCCTATCCTGCTGTTAGTGCACCCTCGTTCACTTCCTCTTCATTGA
- the LOC132894245 gene encoding ketohexokinase-like isoform X2 gives MEQKKILCVGLVCLDIINVVDTFPEEDTDTRCVSQRWQRGGNASNSCTILSLLSAPCAFMGSLAPGPIAEARSLEETHKV, from the exons atGGAGCAGAAGAAGATCCTGTGTGTAGGTTTGGTGTGTTTGGACATCATTAACGTGGTGGATACATTTCCGGAAGAGGACACGGACACCAG atgtGTGTCCCAGAGGTGGCAGCGAGGTGGGAACGCCTCAAACTCCTGCACGATTCTGTCTCTGCTCAGTGCTCCCTGTGCCTTCATGGGTTCTCTGGCTCCTGGACCAATTGCAGA ggcgcggtcactggaggagacacacaaggtgtag